A region of Deltaproteobacteria bacterium DNA encodes the following proteins:
- a CDS encoding GTP-binding protein, with protein MSKERFARGKPHLNIGTIGHVDHGKTTLTAAITKVLDKAG; from the coding sequence ATGTCTAAGGAGAGATTTGCGCGGGGGAAGCCGCACTTAAACATAGGGACTATAGGTCACGTAGACCATGGTAAGACGACGCTCACGGCGGCGATAACGAAGGTATTGGACAAGGCCGGAG
- the fabZ gene encoding 3-hydroxyacyl-ACP dehydratase FabZ, with product MIDTETIKGYIPHRDPFLFVDRVLEVETGSRILAEKRFGPEEDFFRGHFPGNPIVPGVIIVEALAQTGGVLIYASFTDELSEKGHTGAYLAGLERVRFRKAVLPDDIVRMEVRMKKKRSRVFIFEGEASVGESKVAEAEIMVSLY from the coding sequence TTGATTGATACCGAAACCATCAAGGGGTATATACCGCACCGGGACCCTTTTTTGTTTGTCGACCGGGTGCTCGAGGTTGAGACCGGATCAAGGATATTGGCGGAGAAGAGATTCGGCCCGGAAGAGGACTTTTTTAGAGGGCATTTCCCCGGAAACCCAATTGTCCCGGGCGTTATAATCGTGGAAGCGCTCGCTCAGACCGGGGGGGTTTTAATATACGCCTCGTTCACTGATGAGCTCAGTGAGAAGGGGCATACGGGAGCTTACCTCGCGGGGCTGGAGCGTGTAAGGTTCAGAAAAGCGGTTCTTCCCGATGACATTGTGAGAATGGAAGTAAGGATGAAGAAAAAGCGGTCCAGGGTTTTCATATTTGAGGGTGAGGCCAGTGTCGGTGAGTCAAAAGTCGCCGAAGCGGAGATAATGGTGTCTCTTTATTGA
- a CDS encoding OmpH family outer membrane protein, with protein MRLLIIALGLLLLMPVFSYSQENKIGVIDLQQVIATSRAGKAAKTQFESEFKQKQQIIESKRAQLERMKNEFIQNGPVMNETTRKQKADQIEQLDKELQRSRADFRDELQKKDFELLEKILKDLDGILQSIGKSEGYTLIIEKTEGGVIFANPTIDITQKVIKAYDAR; from the coding sequence ATGAGATTACTTATTATTGCTTTAGGTTTATTGCTGTTGATGCCTGTTTTTTCTTACTCCCAGGAAAACAAGATAGGGGTAATAGATTTACAGCAGGTCATAGCCACTTCGAGGGCGGGTAAAGCCGCTAAAACTCAGTTCGAGAGCGAGTTCAAGCAGAAACAACAGATTATAGAAAGTAAAAGGGCTCAGCTCGAAAGGATGAAAAATGAGTTCATTCAGAACGGTCCCGTTATGAACGAGACAACGCGTAAACAGAAAGCGGATCAAATCGAGCAGCTCGATAAGGAGCTACAGAGGTCCAGAGCCGATTTCAGGGACGAATTACAGAAAAAGGACTTTGAACTTTTGGAAAAAATATTAAAGGATTTAGATGGCATACTTCAGTCTATCGGCAAATCGGAGGGTTATACTCTCATAATAGAAAAGACCGAGGGCGGTGTGATTTTCGCGAATCCTACCATCGATATAACCCAGAAAGTTATAAAGGCTTATGATGCAAGATAG
- the bamA gene encoding outer membrane protein assembly factor BamA, with protein sequence MQIKRGLDTVLCAAILLMLVSALPIVPAATAQTTENDTAVEKPAEGVDTESGESVEEGREAEDQQPRRIVEIKVEGNKRVEKELIGLNVSSKVGEPVSSKTVREDIKKIYQLGSFEDVRAETEKTPTGVVLIFKVKEKPVVADLRIRGNKDIKSDKILEVIDVKEGRIIDLNKVKKSQEAIKELYAQNGLVGTVVDYNIEPEGEGTVSVTYDIKEGKKAYIKKVVFIGNEKLKTKVIKKGLYSKPKGMFSFISKKGLYNPQEIDNDSERLRSTYIDNGFLDVKVSKPEVQYSEDEKGYIVTFKVDEGNQYKVDELTFAGDLITTEEELGSLLKLKSGEIFRGSLLAEDIAGLTTFYGDKGYAFANVEPGFKLDRQNLTVDVQFKIEKGPEVYVRYIDIVGNTRTRDKVIRREIPIEEDQLFNASEVQAIKSRVTRLGFFEENVEVASERVPGTEDQLDLKVKVEEKPTGFFSVAGGFSSIETFIFAGQIQEANLFGYGKRISLNAQIGGVTQLFFVNYQDPHFLDSDWTLDALVFRTDRQFRDFDRKSWGGSLTVGRRIWRYLSGNVTYRLENLKIGDIDNDARLILTNSNRTISSLGLGFIWDSRNNLLDPSAGNLSSTNVEFAGIGGDTDFIKYTISTRQWFPLWFGTVFTVRGRYGIINLMNNGNDLVVGERFFLGGPNSLRGFGFRRVGPRVPTADGDFVIIGGVQELLFSADFVFPVIPQVGLRGVLFFDMGNAFNDGEDLTINPNDLRKDVGFGIRWVSPLGPLRLEVGFPIGDRLPDEDSFEIQFTVGTLF encoded by the coding sequence ATGCAAATTAAACGTGGACTCGATACAGTGCTGTGCGCGGCAATCCTGTTGATGCTTGTTTCGGCTCTTCCAATTGTCCCGGCTGCTACCGCGCAGACGACTGAAAATGATACTGCGGTCGAGAAACCTGCTGAAGGGGTCGATACGGAAAGCGGGGAGTCGGTGGAGGAGGGTCGGGAGGCAGAGGATCAACAGCCCCGAAGGATAGTTGAGATAAAGGTAGAGGGCAATAAGAGGGTTGAAAAGGAGCTTATAGGTCTCAATGTTTCCTCAAAGGTCGGTGAACCCGTTTCCTCAAAGACCGTCAGAGAGGATATAAAAAAGATTTATCAATTGGGCTCATTCGAGGATGTCCGGGCAGAAACGGAGAAGACGCCTACGGGAGTCGTATTGATTTTCAAGGTAAAGGAAAAACCCGTCGTTGCCGATCTCAGGATAAGGGGAAATAAAGACATTAAAAGCGATAAGATTCTTGAGGTAATCGACGTAAAGGAAGGCCGTATTATTGACCTGAATAAAGTCAAGAAGAGCCAGGAGGCTATCAAAGAGTTATACGCACAAAACGGCCTGGTAGGCACGGTGGTTGATTACAACATTGAGCCCGAGGGGGAAGGCACGGTAAGCGTAACCTACGATATTAAAGAGGGTAAAAAGGCATATATAAAAAAGGTTGTTTTTATAGGGAACGAAAAATTAAAGACAAAGGTGATTAAAAAGGGACTCTACTCAAAACCCAAGGGGATGTTCTCTTTTATTTCAAAGAAAGGGTTGTATAATCCGCAGGAAATTGACAACGATTCCGAGAGACTGAGGTCAACCTATATTGACAACGGTTTCCTGGACGTAAAGGTGAGTAAGCCCGAGGTACAGTACAGCGAAGACGAGAAAGGTTATATCGTAACTTTTAAAGTCGATGAGGGTAATCAGTACAAAGTCGATGAGCTGACGTTTGCCGGGGATTTGATAACTACCGAAGAAGAGCTCGGTAGTTTGTTAAAGCTTAAATCCGGCGAGATATTCAGGGGGAGTTTGCTTGCCGAAGACATTGCCGGACTCACGACTTTCTACGGAGACAAGGGCTACGCGTTTGCCAACGTCGAGCCCGGGTTCAAACTCGACCGGCAGAATTTAACTGTGGATGTTCAGTTCAAGATAGAAAAAGGACCCGAAGTATATGTAAGGTATATTGACATAGTCGGCAACACACGAACCAGAGACAAGGTGATCAGAAGGGAGATACCCATTGAGGAGGATCAGCTCTTTAACGCAAGCGAGGTTCAGGCTATAAAGTCCAGAGTTACGAGACTCGGGTTCTTTGAAGAGAATGTAGAGGTTGCCTCCGAGCGTGTGCCGGGTACCGAGGACCAGCTTGACCTGAAGGTAAAGGTGGAGGAAAAACCTACCGGATTCTTCAGCGTGGCCGGTGGGTTCAGCTCAATCGAAACGTTTATTTTTGCCGGCCAGATTCAGGAAGCCAATCTTTTCGGTTACGGCAAGAGGATTTCACTCAATGCGCAGATAGGCGGCGTGACACAGCTGTTTTTCGTGAACTATCAGGATCCCCATTTCCTGGACTCCGACTGGACGCTGGATGCGCTTGTCTTCAGAACGGACAGGCAATTCAGAGACTTCGATAGAAAATCATGGGGGGGCAGCCTGACAGTGGGAAGACGTATATGGAGATATTTAAGCGGGAACGTCACCTACAGGCTCGAAAATCTCAAAATAGGCGATATCGACAACGATGCCAGACTAATTCTAACTAACTCTAACAGGACCATTAGCAGTTTGGGTCTTGGATTTATTTGGGACTCGAGAAACAATCTCCTCGATCCGAGCGCGGGAAATTTGAGCAGCACCAACGTTGAGTTTGCGGGCATAGGTGGAGATACGGATTTTATCAAATATACTATATCCACCAGGCAGTGGTTTCCTCTCTGGTTCGGAACGGTTTTTACGGTGAGAGGACGCTACGGCATCATAAATCTTATGAATAATGGCAACGATCTGGTAGTTGGCGAGAGGTTCTTTTTGGGCGGGCCGAACTCGTTGAGGGGTTTCGGATTCAGAAGAGTGGGGCCCAGGGTTCCGACTGCTGATGGTGATTTCGTAATAATAGGCGGTGTTCAGGAGCTTTTATTTTCGGCTGATTTTGTGTTTCCGGTTATCCCTCAGGTTGGGCTCAGAGGAGTTTTATTCTTCGATATGGGCAACGCCTTCAATGACGGTGAGGACCTGACGATAAATCCGAACGATTTGAGGAAAGACGTGGGATTCGGGATTAGGTGGGTGTCCCCGCTGGGGCCTCTGAGGTTGGAAGTGGGATTCCCGATAGGGGACAGATTGCCGGATGAGGACAGTTTTGAAATACAGTTTACCGTAGGTACATTATTCTAG
- a CDS encoding ABC transporter ATP-binding protein, with product MEIRVRDLWKVFETRGGKVEALRGIDLDILSGETVAVVGVSGSGKSTLLHIIGTLERPTEGNVYYGDTNVFEQNDGGLDSFRNREIGFVFQFHYLLPEFSALENVMMPCLINGMDWEKAKEMAADVLTKVGLEQRLEHRPGELSGGEQQRVAIARAVVLKPKVILADEPTGNLDLDTGVSILDLFLKLNGEYGITSVLVTHNQEIARRMNRRIRLSDGKIVDAN from the coding sequence ATGGAGATTCGCGTACGAGATTTATGGAAGGTGTTTGAGACCAGGGGAGGCAAAGTAGAGGCTCTACGGGGAATTGATCTTGACATATTAAGCGGGGAAACGGTTGCTGTTGTCGGTGTTTCGGGATCGGGGAAAAGCACCCTGCTGCATATTATAGGCACACTGGAACGTCCGACCGAAGGAAATGTCTACTACGGGGACACTAACGTTTTTGAGCAAAACGACGGAGGGCTTGACTCTTTCAGAAATCGCGAAATAGGATTTGTGTTCCAGTTTCATTACCTGCTTCCGGAATTCAGCGCGCTTGAGAATGTCATGATGCCGTGTTTGATTAACGGAATGGATTGGGAGAAGGCTAAGGAAATGGCTGCCGATGTTCTGACAAAGGTCGGCCTCGAGCAAAGGCTTGAACACCGCCCGGGCGAGCTTTCGGGGGGTGAGCAGCAAAGGGTTGCAATAGCCCGCGCCGTAGTTTTGAAGCCCAAGGTTATTTTAGCGGATGAACCGACCGGGAATCTGGATCTGGACACAGGGGTGTCAATACTGGATTTGTTTTTAAAACTGAACGGGGAGTATGGAATTACTTCAGTATTAGTAACGCACAATCAGGAAATCGCAAGGCGGATGAACAGGAGAATAAGACTCTCTGATGGGAAAATTGTGGATGCAAATTAA
- a CDS encoding ABC transporter permease, translating to MKYEFFIGLRYLSSRRKQKFTSIIGIISILGVIIGVMALNVVLGVMGGFEEELRERILGVSSHLVVLSYDGPMKDYTEIKDEALDFTSVVGASPFIYGQGMIASERNVSGSVVRGIDPETAGTVTNIEQAIGRGMLGKNDGKDKIADEQAREIGKEVLGKLDTVTESGRPPILIGKELANTLGVIEGDLVSLVSPFGKMGPFGATAKVKKFEIIGIFDYGMIEYDSSISYVDLKDAMDFFDMEGEVSGVEIKVKDIYAAKKIGKEITATLGFPYYTRNWEEVNKSLFKALRLERIAIAIFLGFIVLVAALDIVSTLTMVVMEKGRDIAILRAMGATKSGILKIFITDGMIIGVVGTLLGSLAGFGICYLLKTSEIIRKLIPFDNNVYPISEFPVKIEPIYFITVAFFSILICFVATLYPSFQASRKDPIEALRYE from the coding sequence ATGAAATACGAATTTTTTATAGGACTCAGATACCTCAGTTCGAGGCGGAAGCAGAAGTTTACTTCCATTATCGGAATTATTTCTATTCTTGGAGTAATTATAGGGGTCATGGCTCTGAACGTAGTGCTTGGCGTCATGGGCGGCTTTGAGGAGGAGCTCAGAGAGAGAATACTGGGGGTTAGCTCTCACCTCGTGGTCCTGAGCTACGACGGCCCTATGAAGGATTACACCGAAATTAAGGATGAAGCACTCGATTTCACAAGTGTTGTAGGCGCTAGTCCGTTTATTTACGGGCAGGGAATGATAGCAAGTGAAAGAAACGTTTCGGGCTCGGTAGTGAGGGGGATAGATCCTGAAACCGCCGGGACCGTTACGAATATCGAGCAGGCGATAGGGCGGGGGATGCTGGGGAAGAATGACGGAAAGGACAAAATAGCTGATGAGCAGGCCAGGGAAATAGGGAAAGAAGTTCTTGGAAAGCTTGATACTGTGACGGAATCGGGAAGACCGCCGATTCTGATAGGTAAGGAGCTTGCTAATACGCTGGGCGTCATCGAAGGCGACCTTGTAAGTCTGGTCTCTCCTTTCGGCAAGATGGGTCCGTTCGGGGCAACCGCAAAGGTCAAGAAATTTGAAATAATAGGCATATTTGATTACGGCATGATTGAATACGATTCCTCTATTTCCTATGTGGATCTCAAGGACGCGATGGACTTTTTCGATATGGAAGGGGAAGTCTCGGGCGTAGAGATAAAGGTAAAAGATATCTACGCAGCAAAAAAAATAGGTAAGGAAATCACCGCAACCCTGGGGTTTCCTTATTACACCCGGAATTGGGAAGAGGTGAACAAGAGTCTCTTTAAGGCTCTTCGTCTGGAAAGAATTGCGATCGCAATATTCCTCGGTTTTATAGTGCTTGTGGCGGCGCTCGACATAGTGAGCACCCTTACGATGGTAGTGATGGAAAAGGGGAGGGACATAGCCATACTCCGGGCTATGGGCGCTACTAAGAGCGGTATTTTAAAGATATTTATAACCGACGGAATGATTATCGGCGTTGTGGGTACTCTGCTCGGAAGTTTGGCGGGTTTCGGTATCTGTTACTTGCTAAAAACCAGTGAAATAATAAGGAAACTTATTCCATTTGATAATAATGTCTATCCTATTTCCGAGTTTCCAGTTAAAATTGAACCGATTTATTTTATAACGGTTGCTTTTTTCAGCATATTAATCTGTTTTGTGGCAACTTTGTATCCATCATTTCAGGCGTCTCGAAAAGATCCGATTGAGGCACTAAGGTATGAGTAA
- the lysS gene encoding lysine--tRNA ligase — MENEQFEQRKEKLNELRRLGVNPFANGYKPDHVTSGLLSLYGDKTGDELERLTDEFSLAGRVVALRDFGKSLFFHIADRAGRIQGYMKKDVIGEEDLKFFKKFVDLGDFIGIRGNLFKTRTGELTVNVKEFKLLTKTLHPLPEKWHGLKDVEARYRQRYLDLISNPDIKEIFLTRSRIIKLMRKFLDERDFTEVETPILHPIPGGAAARPFETHHNALDMELYLRIAPELYLKRLVIGGIERVYEIGRTFRNEGVSTQHNPEFTMIELYQAYATYEDLMDLIEELVCMLSQEIKGSLKFEYGDAEIDMSRPWKRINIIESLERSLGKETLSSESKLFEKADSLGVDHRGIKGKAIVEIFETLTGDELVDPTFVYGFPLEVSPLARKNEANPDITDRFELYIFGREIANAFSELNDPIDQKERFTKQLDLKTRGEEEAHEMDLDFVTALEHGMPPTAGAGIGIDRLVMLFTNSPSIREVIFFPHLRPE, encoded by the coding sequence ATGGAAAACGAACAGTTTGAACAGCGAAAAGAAAAGCTTAATGAATTAAGAAGGTTAGGTGTAAATCCGTTTGCCAACGGATACAAGCCTGATCATGTTACTTCCGGGCTCTTGTCTTTGTACGGAGATAAGACAGGAGATGAGCTTGAAAGGCTGACGGATGAATTTTCCCTTGCCGGCAGGGTCGTTGCCCTGAGGGATTTCGGGAAAAGCCTCTTTTTTCATATCGCAGACAGGGCGGGAAGAATCCAGGGCTATATGAAAAAGGATGTTATAGGCGAGGAAGACCTCAAGTTCTTTAAAAAGTTTGTCGATCTGGGGGATTTCATAGGGATTCGGGGAAATTTGTTTAAGACCAGAACGGGTGAACTCACGGTCAACGTGAAAGAGTTCAAACTGCTGACCAAGACGCTTCATCCCCTGCCCGAGAAATGGCACGGTCTCAAGGATGTTGAAGCCAGATACAGACAGCGTTATCTGGACCTGATTTCGAATCCTGACATAAAGGAAATATTCCTTACCAGAAGCAGAATAATAAAATTAATGAGAAAGTTCCTGGATGAGAGGGATTTTACCGAGGTTGAAACACCGATACTTCATCCTATACCGGGGGGAGCCGCTGCCAGGCCCTTTGAAACTCACCACAATGCCCTGGACATGGAATTATATCTCAGAATTGCCCCCGAGCTCTACCTTAAAAGGCTCGTTATAGGCGGGATTGAAAGGGTTTACGAAATAGGGAGGACCTTCAGGAATGAAGGAGTATCCACACAGCACAATCCTGAGTTTACAATGATAGAGCTCTATCAGGCCTATGCGACATACGAGGATCTTATGGATTTGATAGAAGAGCTTGTTTGCATGTTATCTCAGGAAATTAAGGGATCGCTGAAGTTTGAATACGGGGACGCCGAGATAGATATGAGCCGGCCCTGGAAGAGGATTAATATAATCGAGTCCCTTGAGCGGTCTCTGGGAAAGGAGACTCTGTCCAGTGAATCGAAGCTTTTTGAAAAGGCCGACTCCCTGGGAGTAGATCACAGGGGAATAAAGGGTAAGGCCATAGTCGAAATATTTGAAACCCTTACGGGGGACGAGCTCGTAGACCCTACCTTTGTTTACGGTTTTCCTCTCGAAGTCTCCCCGCTGGCAAGAAAAAACGAAGCCAATCCGGACATTACGGACCGCTTCGAGCTATACATTTTCGGCCGCGAGATTGCAAACGCTTTTTCCGAGCTCAACGATCCTATAGACCAGAAGGAAAGATTCACAAAGCAGCTTGATTTAAAAACAAGGGGCGAGGAAGAGGCGCATGAAATGGATCTTGATTTCGTTACCGCTCTTGAACACGGTATGCCCCCCACCGCCGGAGCCGGTATCGGTATTGACCGTCTCGTTATGCTTTTTACAAATTCTCCCTCAATCAGGGAGGTAATTTTCTTTCCACATCTAAGGCCCGAATGA
- a CDS encoding PaaI family thioesterase, producing the protein MKKKFPVVPFWDFLGIEIAEMRPGYGKLTMRTEERLTNPYGYTHGGVLSTLADSAAAVAIAGITDADGKRFVTIEMKINYLAPVADGIIEAEARVLREGRVVPAEVDIYNENKLVAKAIATYIILDEKKE; encoded by the coding sequence ATGAAAAAGAAGTTTCCCGTAGTTCCATTCTGGGATTTTCTCGGAATTGAAATCGCCGAAATGCGGCCCGGCTACGGCAAACTGACCATGCGTACGGAAGAGAGGCTGACTAATCCCTACGGATATACACACGGCGGCGTGTTATCGACACTGGCTGATTCCGCGGCGGCTGTCGCGATTGCCGGTATTACGGATGCCGATGGTAAACGATTCGTAACTATCGAGATGAAGATCAACTATCTGGCCCCCGTAGCCGACGGAATTATAGAAGCTGAAGCCAGAGTTCTCCGTGAGGGAAGGGTGGTCCCCGCCGAGGTGGATATCTACAATGAAAATAAACTTGTTGCCAAGGCAATCGCAACGTATATTATTCTGGACGAAAAGAAGGAATAA